From one Eulemur rufifrons isolate Redbay chromosome 23, OSU_ERuf_1, whole genome shotgun sequence genomic stretch:
- the OSGIN1 gene encoding oxidative stress-induced growth inhibitor 1 — translation MSSPRKEHLGASSSEPLEVIVIGNGPSGICLSYLLSGYTPYVRPDAAHPHPLLQRKLTEAPGVSILDQDLDYLSEGLEGRCQSPVALLFDALLRPDTDFGGDLESVLTWKQQKERAIPHMVLGRNLPGGAWHSIEGSMVTLSQGEWMGLPDLQVKDWMQKKRRGLRNSRATAGDIAHYYRDYVTKKGLGPNFVSGAVVTAVAWGTQEPSSSGAQAPGPLFQVSGVLTTKDQSQQPFSLWARNVVLATGTFDSPARLGVPGEALPFVHHELSALEAATRVGVVTPASDPVLIIGAGLSAADAVLYARHYNIPVIHAFRRPVDDPGLVFNQLPKMLYPEYHKVHQMMREQSILSPSPYEGYRSLPGHRLLLFKDDRQAVFRDPQGVEKVFCVSLVLVLIGSHPDLSFLPGAGADLAVDPNQPLSAKRNPIDVDPFTYQSTRQEGLYALGPLAGDNFVRFVQGGALAVASSLLRKETRKPP, via the exons ATGAGCTCCCCCAGGAAGGAGCACCTGGGCGCCAGCAGCTCGGAGCCCCTCGAGGTCATCGTCATCG GTAACGGCCCCTCCGGCATCTGCCTGTCCTACCTGCTCTCGGGCTACACGCCCTACGTGAGGCCGGATGCCGCCCACCCGCACCCCCTGCTGCAGAGGAAGCTCACCGAGGCCCCAGGGGTCTCCATCCTGGACCAG GACCTGGATTACCTATCCGAGGGCCTCGAAGGCCGGTGCCAAAGCCCTGTGGCCCTGCTCTTCGATGCTCTCCTGCGCCCAGACACAGACTTCGGGGGAGACTTGGAGTCCGTCCTCACCTGGAAGCAGCAGAAGGAGCGAGCCATCCCCCACATGGTCCTGGGCCGGAACCTTCCGGGGGGAGCCTGGCAT TCCATCGAAGGCTCCATGGTGACCCTGAGCCAAGGAGAGTGGATGGGGCTCCCGGACCTTCAGGTCAAGGACTGGATGCAGAAGAAGCGAAG AGGTCTCCGCAACAGCCGGGCCACCGCTGGGGACATCGCCCACTACTACAGGGACTACGTGACCAAGAAGGGTCTGGGCCCCAACTTCGTGTCTGGCGCCGTGGTCACGGCCGTGGCGTGGGGGACGCAGGAGCCCAGCAGCTCTGGGGCCCAGGCTCCCGGCCCCCTCTTCCAGGTGAGCGGTGTCCTGACCACCAAGGACCAGAGCCAGCAGCCCTTCTCGCTGTGGGCCCGCAACGTGGTCCTGGCCACGGGCACGTTTGACAGCCCGGCCCGGCTGGGCGTCCCTGGAGAGGCCCTGCCCTTTGTCCACCACGAGCTGTCGGCCCTGGAGGCGGCCACACGGGTGGGCGTGGTGACGCCGGCCTCAGACCCCGTCCTCATCATCGGCGCGGGGCTGTCGGCGGCCGACGCGGTCCTCTACGCCCGCCACTACAACATCCCGGTGATCCATGCCTTCCGCCGGCCCGTGGACGACCCCGGCCTGGTGTTCAACCAGCTGCCCAAGATGCTGTACCCCGAGTACCACAAGGTGCACCAGATGATGCGGGAGCAGTCCATCCTGTCGCCCAGCCCCTACGAGGGCTACCGCAGCCTCCCCGGGCACCGGCTGCTGCTCTTCAAGGACGACCGCCAGGCCGTGTTCCGGGACCCCCAGGGCGTCGAGAAGGTCTTCTGCGTTTCCCTGGTGCTGGTCCTCATCGGCTCCCACCCcgacctctccttcctccccgggGCAGGCGCTGACCTGGCCGTGGACCCCAACCAGCCTCTGAGTGCCAAGAGGAACCCCATTGACGTGGACCCCTTCACCTACCAGAGCACCCGCCAGGAGGGCCTGTACGCCTTGGGGCCGCTGGCCGGGGACAACTTTGTGAGGTTCGTGCAGGGTGGGGCCCTGGCCGTGGCCAGCTCCCTGCTGAGGAAGGAGACCCGGAAGCCACCCTAG
- the NECAB2 gene encoding N-terminal EF-hand calcium-binding protein 2 isoform X2: MCERAARLCRAGAHRLLREPPPQGRALGGLLRWVGARMGEPRAPLAPDAPAAPAADPGPSPAAPRGGTAVILDIFRRADKNDDGKLSLEEFQLFFADGVLNEKELEDLFHTIDSDNTNHVDTKELCDYFVDHMGDYEDVLASLETLNHSVLKAMGYTKKVYEGGSNVDQFVTRFLLKETANQIQSLLSSVESAVEAIEEQTNQIRQNHSKPSHGAAETWYGSPTAPYAANHKLMAMEQGKSLPSVTEDSKEEGLEAQISRLAELIGRLENKHLQLVRQEMAVCPEQLGEFLDSLRQYLRATAGARTCFHIAAVRMSDGLTFVIYEFWETEEEWKRHLQSPVCKAFRHVKVDTLSQPEALSRISVPAVWCTVGRD, translated from the exons ATGTGCGAGCGGGCGGCGCGCCTGTGCAGGGCCGGCGCGCACAGGCTGCTCCGGGAGCCGCCGCCGCAGGGCCGGGCGCTGGGCGGGCTGCTGCGCTGGGTGGGCGCCAGGATGGGCGAGCCCCGGGCGCCGCTGGCCCCCgacgcccccgccgcccccgccgcggaccccggccccagccccgccGCGCCGCGCGGGGGCACCGCCGTCATCCTGGAC ATTTTCCGCCGTGCGGACAAAAATG ATGATGGGAAGCTGTCCTTGGAGGAATTCCAGCTCTTCTTTGCAGATGGCGTCCTCAACGAGAAAGAACTCGAGGATCTCTTTCACACGATTGATTCTGACAACACCAA CCACGTGGACACCAAGGAGCTGTGTG ATTACTTCGTGGACCACATGGGGGACTATGAGGACGTCTTGGCCTCCCTGGAGACCCTCAATCACTCTGTCCTGAAGGCCATGGGCTACACCAAGAAG GTGTACGAGGGCGGGAGCAACGTGGACCAGTTTGTCACCCGGTTCCTCCTGAAGGAGACGGCCAACCAGATCCAGTCGCTACTGAGCTCTGTGGAGAGCGCGGTGGAGGCCATCGAGGAGCAGACCAACCAGATCCG GCAGAACCACAGCAAACCCAGCCACGGCGCGGCAGAGACCTGGTATGGAAGCCCCACTGCCCCCTACGCTGCCAACCACAAGCTCATGGCCATGGAACAAGGGAAGAGCCTTCCGTCTG TCACCGAGGACTCAAAGGAGGAGGGCCTGGAAGCCCAGATCAGCCGGCTGGCAGAGCTGATTGGCAGGCTGGAGAACAAG CACCTGCAGCTGGTCCGGCAGGAGATGGCCGTGTGCCCCGAGCAGCTGGGCGAGTTCCTGGACTCCCTGCGCCAGTACCTGCGGGCCACGGCCGGAGCAAGGACCTGCTTCCA CATTGCTGCCGTGAGGATGTCAGACGGCTTAACCTTCGTCATCTACGAGTTctgggagacagaggaggagTGGAAGAG GCACCTGCAGAGCCCCGTGTGCAAGGCCTTCCGGCACGTCAAGGTGGACACGCTGAGCCAGCCCGAGGCCCTCTCCAGGATCTCGGTGCCAG ctgTGTGGTGCACCGTGGGCCGAGACTGA
- the NECAB2 gene encoding N-terminal EF-hand calcium-binding protein 2 isoform X1, producing MCERAARLCRAGAHRLLREPPPQGRALGGLLRWVGARMGEPRAPLAPDAPAAPAADPGPSPAAPRGGTAVILDIFRRADKNDDGKLSLEEFQLFFADGVLNEKELEDLFHTIDSDNTNHVDTKELCDYFVDHMGDYEDVLASLETLNHSVLKAMGYTKKVYEGGSNVDQFVTRFLLKETANQIQSLLSSVESAVEAIEEQTNQIRQNHSKPSHGAAETWYGSPTAPYAANHKLMAMEQGKSLPSVTEDSKEEGLEAQISRLAELIGRLENKALWFDLQQRLSDDEGTNMHLQLVRQEMAVCPEQLGEFLDSLRQYLRATAGARTCFHIAAVRMSDGLTFVIYEFWETEEEWKRHLQSPVCKAFRHVKVDTLSQPEALSRISVPAVWCTVGRD from the exons ATGTGCGAGCGGGCGGCGCGCCTGTGCAGGGCCGGCGCGCACAGGCTGCTCCGGGAGCCGCCGCCGCAGGGCCGGGCGCTGGGCGGGCTGCTGCGCTGGGTGGGCGCCAGGATGGGCGAGCCCCGGGCGCCGCTGGCCCCCgacgcccccgccgcccccgccgcggaccccggccccagccccgccGCGCCGCGCGGGGGCACCGCCGTCATCCTGGAC ATTTTCCGCCGTGCGGACAAAAATG ATGATGGGAAGCTGTCCTTGGAGGAATTCCAGCTCTTCTTTGCAGATGGCGTCCTCAACGAGAAAGAACTCGAGGATCTCTTTCACACGATTGATTCTGACAACACCAA CCACGTGGACACCAAGGAGCTGTGTG ATTACTTCGTGGACCACATGGGGGACTATGAGGACGTCTTGGCCTCCCTGGAGACCCTCAATCACTCTGTCCTGAAGGCCATGGGCTACACCAAGAAG GTGTACGAGGGCGGGAGCAACGTGGACCAGTTTGTCACCCGGTTCCTCCTGAAGGAGACGGCCAACCAGATCCAGTCGCTACTGAGCTCTGTGGAGAGCGCGGTGGAGGCCATCGAGGAGCAGACCAACCAGATCCG GCAGAACCACAGCAAACCCAGCCACGGCGCGGCAGAGACCTGGTATGGAAGCCCCACTGCCCCCTACGCTGCCAACCACAAGCTCATGGCCATGGAACAAGGGAAGAGCCTTCCGTCTG TCACCGAGGACTCAAAGGAGGAGGGCCTGGAAGCCCAGATCAGCCGGCTGGCAGAGCTGATTGGCAGGCTGGAGAACAAG GCACTGTGGTTTGACCTGCAGCAGCGCCTCTCGGACGACGAGGGCACCAACATG CACCTGCAGCTGGTCCGGCAGGAGATGGCCGTGTGCCCCGAGCAGCTGGGCGAGTTCCTGGACTCCCTGCGCCAGTACCTGCGGGCCACGGCCGGAGCAAGGACCTGCTTCCA CATTGCTGCCGTGAGGATGTCAGACGGCTTAACCTTCGTCATCTACGAGTTctgggagacagaggaggagTGGAAGAG GCACCTGCAGAGCCCCGTGTGCAAGGCCTTCCGGCACGTCAAGGTGGACACGCTGAGCCAGCCCGAGGCCCTCTCCAGGATCTCGGTGCCAG ctgTGTGGTGCACCGTGGGCCGAGACTGA